The following is a genomic window from Clupea harengus unplaced genomic scaffold, Ch_v2.0.2, whole genome shotgun sequence.
atctgctgtgctgtgtgtttgcgtctgttgtgtgtttgtgtctgttgtgtgtgtttgtgtctgttgtgtgtgtttgcgtctgttgtgtgtttgcgtctgttgtgtgtttgtgtctgttgtgtgtgtttttataggaGGTGGATGTGATAtgatgtgttgtggtgtgggtGGTAGTAGTATGGACATGTGattttggtatgtaacatgactgtgtgtgtgtgtgcgggcgcgcgtgtgtgtgtgtgcgcttgcgtgtgtgtgtgtgtgtgtgcgtgcagtgcTGTCAGCTCTACACATGGACAGGATGATGGAGGAGGTAGAGGCCTGGCGTCAGGACCCGCGGGCCTTCATGGCATCTCGTCGTGGCGCTGGTCATCTGCTCCCCCCTGCGGTTGATCAGCAGGTGTTTGTGCTCATCATCGAGGGCTTCCTCATCTTCAACTACAGGCAAGTGGAGCAGATGCTATTGCATTTCTCAGTCTTTGCTTCCTCTGACACCGCCCTCTCTGACACCGCCCCCTttgtatctctccccctctctctccccctgtctctctccctctctctcccctctctctctccccctctctctctccctatctctctctatctctctctctccatctctctctccatctctctccctctctctctccaccgccctctctctccccctctctctctccctctttctctctccccctctctctccctctccctgtctccccctctctctccccctatctctctctccatctctctctccatctctatctcctccctctctctctccctctctctctctgtatctcccatCCCTCACCTTCTTCTAATGTCTGTGACTGTTGTGTTATTTTCCACCGTGTTGCTCTGTTCCTCTTCCTGCCTGACGTTGCCTGGCTACAGTGTGTCAGTAAATTGGTGGTGATTTGTCATATAGTTTACCCTTGATTTCCTGGTTtcagtcactctctcccctctttccctctgtctccttaCACCAATGGCAATGGTTCTCTTTTCCAAAATCAAAATCTACAGTTAGAGCAAGATTTGCTTTTATTTCTCTTCCCCTAGACTAGTGTTCCATTAGGGCCTCTCTAGTGTTCCATTAGGGCCTCTCTTCCCCTTGACTCTAGTGTTCCATTAGGGCCTCTCTTCCCCTAGACTAGTGTTCCATTAGGGCCTCTCTAGTGTTCCATTAGGGCCTCTCTTCCCCTAGACTAGTGTTCCATTAGGGCCTCTCTTCCCCTAGACTAGTGTTCCATTAGGGCCTCTCTAGTGTTCCATTAGGGCCTCTCTTCCCCTAGACTAGTGTTCCATTAGGGCCTCTCTTCCCTAGACTAGTGTTCCATTAGGGCCTCTCTAGTGTTCCATTAGGGCCTCTCTTCCCCTAGACTAGTGTTCCATTAGGGCCTCTCTTCCCCTAGACTAGTGTTCCATTAGGGCCTCTCTAGTGTTCCAGTGAAGGCCTCTCTTCCCCTAGACTAGTGTTCCATTAGGGCCTCTCTAGTGTTCCATTAGGGCCTCTCTTCCCATAGACTCTAGTGTTCCATTAGGGCCTCTCTTCCCCTAGACTCTAGTGTTCCATTAGGGCCTCTCTTCCCCTAGACTCTAGTGTTCCATTAGGGCCTCACTTCCCCTAGACTCTAGTGTTCCATTAGGGCCTCTCTTCCCCTAGACTCTAGTGTTCCACTGAAGGCCTCACTGGTACCATTTTTAGGAATGTGACGTGTACTTCAGTAACAGCAAGGCTTGTTGTTGAGAGTTTGATTGTTTACTTTGTTTGACTGACAGGCCGTTGAATGAATTGATGAACAGGAGATACTTTCTGCAGATCCCCTACAAGACTTGCAAGCAGAGACGGAggtaaaataagaaaaaaagtctctccatctctctctccatctctccccctctctctctctctctctctctcttcccccctctctccatctctctctctctcaccccctctctctccatctctctctctccctctctcttcccctctctctctccctctctccctctctctccatctttctctctctcccccctctctccatctctttctgtcaaaTCCTCCCCTTCTCCATAGCCCTCCtgactctctcccctctcattggGAGCTCAAGGGTCTACACCCCTCCtgactctctcccctctcattggTAGCTCAAGGGTCTACACCCCTCCtgactctctcccctctcattggTAGCTCAAGGGTCTACACCCCTCCggactctctcccctctcattggTAGCTCAAGGGTCTACACCCCTCCtgactctctcccctctcattggTAGCTCAAGGGTCTACACCCCTCCTGACCCTCAGGGCTACTTTGACAGACACGTGTGGCCAATGTACCTGAAGAACCGACAGGAAATGGAGGAGATGGTCGAAGACCTAGGTTAGTGAgtgactttatgtgtgtgtcctacacTGACCAGGACTGCATGTGTTGTCATGTTGCATGCATGAGTTATATGAAGATGCCGTGCTCTTTCAGGCCAATCCTCTTGTCCTCTGCAAATACTTCTGATCGCTcgtgtttctcagtgtgtgtgtgtgtctgtgtgtctgtgtgtctgtgtgtcctagTTCTTTTAGATGGTCTATCTGAGAGAGATGAGCTGCTGTCCAGTGTGCTTCGGGATGTCACAGCAGACATAGAAGCTCTCAGGTGAGTTCTCGGAGGATCTCTCAGTGGATTTGAGCATAGGTAGACCTTGACCTTGACTGTGTCCtctgagtgaattttcacctaacagttccttttcatttctttctgcagacagagatgagatgagatgagtctGCCTCCGCTGGAGACCTGGATGAGTGAGatcagatgagaggagatgagatgagatgagtcgAGTCGAGTCTTCCTCCGCTGGAGACCTGGGCTCCCTCAGGCTCAAACTGCACATACAGCCATAAACGTCATCTCAACTTACGACCCACTATGTTCACGTTTCTTATCACATATTTTCTTCTatcctattttttttcttcaattctTTTCTTAATTTCTTACAATTCAatgtcatttctttctctctgtctttctctctccctcttttctctctctctctctctctctctctctctctctctctcctgatctctctctgagCCATGATGGAGTCTATTGAAGACTATGGGTCATTTGTGATGGCACATGTTCTGTTGGAGACCTGGAtgagtgagttgagtgagttgagtgagttgagtgagATGAGTCTTCCTCCACTGGAGACCTGTGCTCCCTCAGGCTCCTGGCAGTCTGAAGAGTCTAGAGAGGTGTCACTCGTGTTCAACACTGATCCTCTGAGGGCAAAACCATGCTCATTCCCAGTAAATAAGTGCATTTTGTGAGAAACTAACAGACATATTTAGATAAAGAAGTTGCAATTTTTAATATGATGTACATGTAATGTAGTGtctgatagagaaatgtaaaaCTCGAACTCTAATCAATATGTATGATAGAAATAATTGTGAATTTTTTTATAatcaagtttgtgtgtgtattaatcaaTGCATTTGTATTAattatatgtctctgtgtattgAAACATGgcatttctgtgtttctgtacaactttgattcttaagtgctgacgcctctgtctgtatatgtgcTTAGAAGCAGaccttctgtgtgagtgtgagtgtgagtgtgtgagtatgagtgagtgagtgtgtgagcgtgtgcgcgtgcgtgtgcgcgtgcatgtgcgcgtgcatgtgcgtgtgtgtgcgcgtgtgtgagcgtgcgtaaGCAAGGGCCGATAAGAAGGTCGACcggtcctcctcttcctggctAAACGTATACATTGCGGAAAGCGAGGCAGGATGGCCTCGGACGTGTTTACCCTCCATGTGTGAGAAGGAGGTGGATATGAATGGAATGGATGGAATCGCCACAGGTTGTCCGGTCAGAACAGAAGGATGCCCAATTCCCAATAAAGAggtttatttacacacacacaacacacacacactcatgacataaGACCGTGAATGCCGTGAATAACCGTGATAAAACCGCGCCGTGGTTTCTATAATGGGGGAACTAAAACCGCCTGGTCACCTTCTGTACATGTGAACTTCAAGCACAGCCCACTGGGAACACACGATTGGTTGACCTCCCTGTGTCATCATGTATCAGGCGTGGCCTGCACAACAGGGGTGCACAGCTGAGAATAACGTGGTTACCTCTGCTGACATAGTCCTTTGGTGTCAGAGAACGCCAACTTCAACCTACGTAAaccttgtgtggtgtgtttaactttgtttctctcttgtctgccaagGCAAGAGTGAGCccgatatgcatattgaataa
Proteins encoded in this region:
- the nmrk1 gene encoding nicotinamide riboside kinase 1 isoform X2, with amino-acid sequence MRSLRTTVWFLWIAMDSSMLSALHMDRMMEEVEAWRQDPRAFMASRRGAGHLLPPAVDQQVFVLIIEGFLIFNYRPLNELMNRRYFLQIPYKTCKQRRSSRVYTPPDPQGYFDRHVWPMYLKNRQEMEEMVEDLVLLDGLSERDELLSSVLRDVTADIEALRQR
- the nmrk1 gene encoding nicotinamide riboside kinase 1 isoform X1, producing MKTLIIGIGGMTNGGKTTLSKALLERLPNSCVMAQDAFFKDDSLVPVDSHGFKQYDMLSALHMDRMMEEVEAWRQDPRAFMASRRGAGHLLPPAVDQQVFVLIIEGFLIFNYRPLNELMNRRYFLQIPYKTCKQRRSSRVYTPPDPQGYFDRHVWPMYLKNRQEMEEMVEDLVLLDGLSERDELLSSVLRDVTADIEALRQR